In Rhodococcus rhodochrous, a single genomic region encodes these proteins:
- the tpiA gene encoding triose-phosphate isomerase, translating to MARTPLIAGNWKMNLNHLEAIALVQKIAFTLPEKYLEKVDVTVIPPFTDIRSVQTLVEGDRLGITYGAQDLSVHDSGAYTGEISGAMLAKLGCTYVVVGHSERRTLHGETDEIVRDKTKAALRHGLTPIVCIGEGLDVREAGNHVEYNVEQLKNSLAGLSAEEIAKIVVAYEPVWAIGTGKVASAADAQEVCAAVRNTLAELASPEVAASVRVLYGGSVNAKNVGELIAQTDVDGGLVGGASLKADEFAQLSAIAAGGPLL from the coding sequence ATGGCACGGACACCGCTCATCGCGGGCAACTGGAAGATGAACCTCAACCACCTCGAGGCCATCGCCCTGGTGCAGAAGATCGCGTTCACCCTTCCCGAGAAGTACCTCGAGAAGGTCGACGTGACGGTCATCCCGCCGTTCACCGACATCCGCTCGGTGCAGACCCTCGTCGAGGGCGACAGGCTCGGCATCACCTACGGAGCCCAGGACCTGTCGGTCCACGACTCCGGCGCCTACACCGGTGAGATCTCCGGCGCGATGCTCGCGAAGCTCGGCTGCACCTACGTGGTGGTCGGGCACTCGGAGCGTCGCACCCTGCACGGTGAGACCGACGAGATCGTCCGCGACAAGACCAAGGCCGCGCTGCGGCACGGTCTCACGCCGATCGTGTGCATCGGCGAAGGACTCGACGTCCGCGAAGCCGGCAACCACGTCGAGTACAACGTCGAGCAGTTGAAGAACTCGCTCGCCGGCCTGTCCGCCGAGGAGATCGCTAAGATCGTCGTCGCGTACGAGCCGGTCTGGGCCATCGGCACGGGCAAGGTCGCCTCGGCGGCCGACGCGCAGGAGGTGTGCGCGGCGGTGCGCAACACCCTCGCCGAGCTGGCCTCGCCCGAGGTCGCGGCGTCGGTCCGCGTCCTGTACGGCGGATCGGTCAACGCCAAGAACGTCGGTGAGCTCATCGCTCAGACCGACGTCGACGGCGGCCTCGTGGGAGGCGCCTCCCTCAAGGCCGACGAATTCGCCCAGCTGTCGGCGATCGCCGCAGGCGGTCCGCTCCTCTAG
- the secG gene encoding preprotein translocase subunit SecG yields MELFLDILLIVTSLLLILLVLLHRGKGGGLSSLFGGGVQSNLSGSTVAEKNLDRLTVFTGIIWVISILGIGLQIKFS; encoded by the coding sequence ATGGAACTGTTCCTGGACATCCTCCTGATCGTCACGAGCCTGTTGCTCATCCTGCTGGTGCTGCTGCACCGCGGTAAGGGCGGTGGTCTGTCCAGCCTGTTCGGTGGCGGAGTCCAGTCCAATCTCTCGGGCTCGACCGTGGCAGAGAAGAACCTCGACCGTCTCACCGTCTTCACCGGCATCATCTGGGTGATCTCGATCCTCGGCATCGGACTGCAGATCAAGTTCAGCTGA